A stretch of Gorilla gorilla gorilla isolate KB3781 chromosome 9, NHGRI_mGorGor1-v2.1_pri, whole genome shotgun sequence DNA encodes these proteins:
- the BBS1 gene encoding BBSome complex member BBS1 isoform X3: MADASSSDSDACGAESNEANSKWLDAHYDPMANIHTFSACLALADLHGDGEYKLVVGDLGPGGQQPRLKVLKGPLVMTESPLPALPSAAATFLMEQHEPRTPALALASGPCVYVYKNLRPYFKFSLPQLPPNPLEQDLWNQAKEDRIDPLTLKEMLESIRETAEEPLSIQSLRFLQLELSEMEAFVNQHKSNSIKRQTVITTMTTLKKNLADEDAVSCLVLGTENKELLVLDPEAFTILAKMSLPSVPVFLEVSGQFDVEFRLAAACRNGNIYILRRDSKHPKYCIELSAQPVGLIRVHKVLVVGSTQDSLHGFTHKGKKLWTVQMPAAILAMNLLEQHSRGLQAVMAGLANGEVRIYRDKALLNVIHTPDAVTSLCFGRYGREDNTLIMTTRGGGLIIKILKRTAVFVEGGSEVGPPPAQAMKLNVPRKTRLYVDQTLREREAGTAMHRAFQTDLYLLRLRAARAYLQALESSLSPVSATAREPLKLHAMVQGLGPTFKLTLHLQNTSTTRPVLGLLVCFLYNEALYSLPRAFFKVPLLVPGLNYPLETFVESLSNKGISDIIKVLVLREGQSAPLLSAHVNMPGSEGLAAA; encoded by the exons CTGGTGGTAGGGGACCTTGGCCCTGGTGGGCAGCAGCCCCGCCTGAAGGTGCTCAAAGGACCACTGGTGATGACCGAAAGCCCGCTACCTGCTCTGCCATCTGCTGCTGCCACCTTCCTCATGGAGCAACATGAGCCCCGGACCCCAGCTCTGGCACTTGCTTCAGGCCCTTGTGTCTATGTGTATAAGAATCTCAGACCCTACTTCAAGTTCAGCCTGCCCCAATTGCCTCCAAATCCTCTGGAACAAGACCTTTGGAACCAGGCCAAAGAG GACCGAATCGACCCCTTAACCCTGAAGGAGATGCTGGAGAGCATCCG GGAGACGGCAGAGGAGCCTTTGTCCATCCAGTCACTCAG GTTTCTGCAGCTGGAGCTAAGTGAAATGGAGGCATTTGTAAACCAACACAAGTCCAACTCCATCAAGCGGCAG ACAGTCATCACCACTATGACCACCTTGAAGAAGAAcctggctgacgaggatgctgtgTCTTGCCTGGTGCTGGGCACCGAGAACAAGGAGCTCCTGGTGCTTGACCCCGAGGCCTTCACCATTTTAGCCAAG ATGAGCCTTCCCAGCGTCCCCGTCTTCCTAGAGGTTTCCGGCCAGTTTGATGTTGAGTTCCGGCTTGCCGCGGCCTGCCGCAATGGAAACATCTATATTCTGAGAAG AGACTCCAAGCACCCCAAGTACTGCATCGAGCTGAGCGCCCAGCCTGTGGGACTTATCCGGGTACACAAGGTCCTAGTGGTGGGCAGCACCCAAGACAGTCTGCATGGCTTCACCCACAAG GGGAAGAAGCTGTGGACAGTGCAGATGCCCGCAGCCATCCTGGCCATGAACCTCCTGGAGCAGCATTCCCGGGGCCTGCAGGCCGTCATGGCTGGGCTGGCCAATGGAGAGGTCCGCATTTATCGTGACAAGGCCCTGCTCAACGTCATCCACACCCCG GATGCAGTGACCAGCCTTTGCTTTGGCCGGTACGGGCGGGAGGACAACACCCTCATCATGACCACTCGAG GTGGTGGCCTGATCATCAAGATCCTGAAGCGTACAGCAGTGTTTGTAGAGGGAGGAAGTGAGGTGGGTCCCCCACCAGCCCAGGCCATGAAACTCAATGTGCCCCGAAAGACCCGGCTTTACGTGGATCAGACACTGCGAGAGCGGGAGGCTGGCACCG CCATGCACCGGGCCTTCCAGACAGACCTATACCTGCTGCGCCTGCGTGCTGCCCGCGCCTACCTGCAGGCCCTCGAGTCCAGCCTGAGCCCCGTGTCCGCGACAGCCCGAGAGCCACTCAAGCTGCACGCCATG GTTCAGGGCCTTGGCCCCACCTTTAAGCTCACACTTCACCTGCAGAACACCTCAACAACCCGTCCTGTCCTGGGGCTGCTGGTCTGCTTCCTGTACAACGAGGCGCTCTATTCCCTGCCCCGGGCCTTCTTCAAG GTACCCTTGCTGGTGCCAGGGCTCAACTACCCCCTGGAGACCTTTGTGGAGAGTCTCAGTAACAAGGGCATCTCAGACATCATCAAG GTGCTGGTGCTTCGAGAAGGCCAAAGTGCACCCCTGCTGAGTGCCCACGTCAACATGCCTGGGAGCGAGGGGCTGGCAGCCGCCTGA
- the BBS1 gene encoding BBSome complex member BBS1 isoform X1 codes for MTESPLPALPSAAATFLMEQHEPRTPALALASGPCVYVYKNLRPYFKFSLPQLPPNPLEQDLWNQAKEDRIDPLTLKEMLESIRETAEEPLSIQSLRFLQLELSEMEAFVNQHKSNSIKRQTVITTMTTLKKNLADEDAVSCLVLGTENKELLVLDPEAFTILAKMSLPSVPVFLEVSGQFDVEFRLAAACRNGNIYILRRDSKHPKYCIELSAQPVGLIRVHKVLVVGSTQDSLHGFTHKGKKLWTVQMPAAILAMNLLEQHSRGLQAVMAGLANGEVRIYRDKALLNVIHTPDAVTSLCFGRYGREDNTLIMTTRGGGLIIKILKRTAVFVEGGSEVGPPPAQAMKLNVPRKTRLYVDQTLREREAGTAMHRAFQTDLYLLRLRAARAYLQALESSLSPVSATAREPLKLHAMVQGLGPTFKLTLHLQNTSTTRPVLGLLVCFLYNEALYSLPRAFFKVPLLVPGLNYPLETFVESLSNKGISDIIKVLVLREGQSAPLLSAHVNMPGSEGLAAA; via the exons ATGACCGAAAGCCCGCTACCTGCTCTGCCATCTGCTGCTGCCACCTTCCTCATGGAGCAACATGAGCCCCGGACCCCAGCTCTGGCACTTGCTTCAGGCCCTTGTGTCTATGTGTATAAGAATCTCAGACCCTACTTCAAGTTCAGCCTGCCCCAATTGCCTCCAAATCCTCTGGAACAAGACCTTTGGAACCAGGCCAAAGAG GACCGAATCGACCCCTTAACCCTGAAGGAGATGCTGGAGAGCATCCG GGAGACGGCAGAGGAGCCTTTGTCCATCCAGTCACTCAG GTTTCTGCAGCTGGAGCTAAGTGAAATGGAGGCATTTGTAAACCAACACAAGTCCAACTCCATCAAGCGGCAG ACAGTCATCACCACTATGACCACCTTGAAGAAGAAcctggctgacgaggatgctgtgTCTTGCCTGGTGCTGGGCACCGAGAACAAGGAGCTCCTGGTGCTTGACCCCGAGGCCTTCACCATTTTAGCCAAG ATGAGCCTTCCCAGCGTCCCCGTCTTCCTAGAGGTTTCCGGCCAGTTTGATGTTGAGTTCCGGCTTGCCGCGGCCTGCCGCAATGGAAACATCTATATTCTGAGAAG AGACTCCAAGCACCCCAAGTACTGCATCGAGCTGAGCGCCCAGCCTGTGGGACTTATCCGGGTACACAAGGTCCTAGTGGTGGGCAGCACCCAAGACAGTCTGCATGGCTTCACCCACAAG GGGAAGAAGCTGTGGACAGTGCAGATGCCCGCAGCCATCCTGGCCATGAACCTCCTGGAGCAGCATTCCCGGGGCCTGCAGGCCGTCATGGCTGGGCTGGCCAATGGAGAGGTCCGCATTTATCGTGACAAGGCCCTGCTCAACGTCATCCACACCCCG GATGCAGTGACCAGCCTTTGCTTTGGCCGGTACGGGCGGGAGGACAACACCCTCATCATGACCACTCGAG GTGGTGGCCTGATCATCAAGATCCTGAAGCGTACAGCAGTGTTTGTAGAGGGAGGAAGTGAGGTGGGTCCCCCACCAGCCCAGGCCATGAAACTCAATGTGCCCCGAAAGACCCGGCTTTACGTGGATCAGACACTGCGAGAGCGGGAGGCTGGCACCG CCATGCACCGGGCCTTCCAGACAGACCTATACCTGCTGCGCCTGCGTGCTGCCCGCGCCTACCTGCAGGCCCTCGAGTCCAGCCTGAGCCCCGTGTCCGCGACAGCCCGAGAGCCACTCAAGCTGCACGCCATG GTTCAGGGCCTTGGCCCCACCTTTAAGCTCACACTTCACCTGCAGAACACCTCAACAACCCGTCCTGTCCTGGGGCTGCTGGTCTGCTTCCTGTACAACGAGGCGCTCTATTCCCTGCCCCGGGCCTTCTTCAAG GTACCCTTGCTGGTGCCAGGGCTCAACTACCCCCTGGAGACCTTTGTGGAGAGTCTCAGTAACAAGGGCATCTCAGACATCATCAAG GTGCTGGTGCTTCGAGAAGGCCAAAGTGCACCCCTGCTGAGTGCCCACGTCAACATGCCTGGGAGCGAGGGGCTGGCAGCCGCCTGA
- the BBS1 gene encoding BBSome complex member BBS1 isoform X2 gives MSPGPQLWHLLQALVSMCIRISDPTSSSACPNCLQILWNKTFGTRPKRETAEEPLSIQSLRFLQLELSEMEAFVNQHKSNSIKRQTVITTMTTLKKNLADEDAVSCLVLGTENKELLVLDPEAFTILAKMSLPSVPVFLEVSGQFDVEFRLAAACRNGNIYILRRDSKHPKYCIELSAQPVGLIRVHKVLVVGSTQDSLHGFTHKGKKLWTVQMPAAILAMNLLEQHSRGLQAVMAGLANGEVRIYRDKALLNVIHTPDAVTSLCFGRYGREDNTLIMTTRGGGLIIKILKRTAVFVEGGSEVGPPPAQAMKLNVPRKTRLYVDQTLREREAGTAMHRAFQTDLYLLRLRAARAYLQALESSLSPVSATAREPLKLHAMVQGLGPTFKLTLHLQNTSTTRPVLGLLVCFLYNEALYSLPRAFFKVPLLVPGLNYPLETFVESLSNKGISDIIKVLVLREGQSAPLLSAHVNMPGSEGLAAA, from the exons ATGAGCCCCGGACCCCAGCTCTGGCACTTGCTTCAGGCCCTTGTGTCTATGTGTATAAGAATCTCAGACCCTACTTCAAGTTCAGCCTGCCCCAATTGCCTCCAAATCCTCTGGAACAAGACCTTTGGAACCAGGCCAAAGAG GGAGACGGCAGAGGAGCCTTTGTCCATCCAGTCACTCAG GTTTCTGCAGCTGGAGCTAAGTGAAATGGAGGCATTTGTAAACCAACACAAGTCCAACTCCATCAAGCGGCAG ACAGTCATCACCACTATGACCACCTTGAAGAAGAAcctggctgacgaggatgctgtgTCTTGCCTGGTGCTGGGCACCGAGAACAAGGAGCTCCTGGTGCTTGACCCCGAGGCCTTCACCATTTTAGCCAAG ATGAGCCTTCCCAGCGTCCCCGTCTTCCTAGAGGTTTCCGGCCAGTTTGATGTTGAGTTCCGGCTTGCCGCGGCCTGCCGCAATGGAAACATCTATATTCTGAGAAG AGACTCCAAGCACCCCAAGTACTGCATCGAGCTGAGCGCCCAGCCTGTGGGACTTATCCGGGTACACAAGGTCCTAGTGGTGGGCAGCACCCAAGACAGTCTGCATGGCTTCACCCACAAG GGGAAGAAGCTGTGGACAGTGCAGATGCCCGCAGCCATCCTGGCCATGAACCTCCTGGAGCAGCATTCCCGGGGCCTGCAGGCCGTCATGGCTGGGCTGGCCAATGGAGAGGTCCGCATTTATCGTGACAAGGCCCTGCTCAACGTCATCCACACCCCG GATGCAGTGACCAGCCTTTGCTTTGGCCGGTACGGGCGGGAGGACAACACCCTCATCATGACCACTCGAG GTGGTGGCCTGATCATCAAGATCCTGAAGCGTACAGCAGTGTTTGTAGAGGGAGGAAGTGAGGTGGGTCCCCCACCAGCCCAGGCCATGAAACTCAATGTGCCCCGAAAGACCCGGCTTTACGTGGATCAGACACTGCGAGAGCGGGAGGCTGGCACCG CCATGCACCGGGCCTTCCAGACAGACCTATACCTGCTGCGCCTGCGTGCTGCCCGCGCCTACCTGCAGGCCCTCGAGTCCAGCCTGAGCCCCGTGTCCGCGACAGCCCGAGAGCCACTCAAGCTGCACGCCATG GTTCAGGGCCTTGGCCCCACCTTTAAGCTCACACTTCACCTGCAGAACACCTCAACAACCCGTCCTGTCCTGGGGCTGCTGGTCTGCTTCCTGTACAACGAGGCGCTCTATTCCCTGCCCCGGGCCTTCTTCAAG GTACCCTTGCTGGTGCCAGGGCTCAACTACCCCCTGGAGACCTTTGTGGAGAGTCTCAGTAACAAGGGCATCTCAGACATCATCAAG GTGCTGGTGCTTCGAGAAGGCCAAAGTGCACCCCTGCTGAGTGCCCACGTCAACATGCCTGGGAGCGAGGGGCTGGCAGCCGCCTGA
- the LOC129525261 gene encoding uncharacterized protein, producing MVPLKSYYALPSPAFSRNHTRLRSELRSGQSELSRTGPAFLHCHVPHAHHSSPAAGQGQNWASPGQGNQKLFLGEIEPPVAPWSSGGWAAAHSACGQNTCSPLSLSAEQTQGIALLSPGNFSEILDLASLRPTMPHKGCSGRRGCRRQRVPRRELVAPAPLELLKITQQLLLTGMLMPRKKAQERKAECDRAEPGPGAPGEAFLGLQGSAMGGRSPELPI from the coding sequence ATGGTCCCACTGAAGTCCTACTacgccctcccctccccagcctttTCCAGAAACCATACCAGGCTCAGATCAGAGCTCCGAAGCGGTCAAAGTGAGCTGAGCAGGACAGGCCCAGCCTTTCTCCACTGCCACGTCCCTCATGCACATCACTCATCTCCTGCTGCAGGCCAAGGCCAAAATTGGGCTAGtcctggccagggaaatcagaagCTCTTCTTGGGTGAGATTGAGCCTCCTGTTGCTCCCTGGAGTTCCGGAGGCTGGGCTGCAGCCCACTCAGCTTGCGGGCAAAATACgtgctctcctctctccttgtCAGCTGAGCAAACCCAGGGAATAGCCCTCCTCTCCCCAGGAAACTTCTCTGAAATCTTAGACTTAGCCAGTCTTAGGCCTACGATGCCACACAAAGGTTGTTCAGGGAGAAGGGggtgcaggaggcagagggtgcccCGCAGGGAGCTGGTGGCTCCAGCCCCACTAGAGCTCCTAAAGATCACACAGCAGCTGCTCCTGACAGGGATGCTCATGCCCAGAAAGAAAGCCCAGGAAAGGAAGGCAGAGTGCGACAGAGCAGAGCCAGGGCCAGGCGCACCAGGAGAGGCGTTTCTGGGGCTCCAGGGAAGTGCCATGGGAGGCAGAAGTCCAGAACTGCCCATATAG